A portion of the Streptomyces platensis genome contains these proteins:
- a CDS encoding MFS transporter, which translates to MGVKHALLDVTPLRRSAPFRRLWFGQALSRLGGQMTLVAVMYQVWQTTHSTVWTGAVGLAQAVPLIVLGLFIGSLVDRVDRRKFYLIMTAGQAGCVSLLALQGLVGQFPTAAVLLLVAVQSCFTAGSAPASRTFIPRLLPEEQRAAGVALNRISFQGAMLAGPALGGLILGLLGVGGCYLIDALTFAAAFYGAFGLPRMSPGDEPARPGLRGVADGLAFLVRAPVIRGALLTDLATTVLSMPVSLFPQVNAERFGDDPRTLGLFLTAVAVGGVAASLFAGSFTRLSRPGLVMLAGSATWGAALALFGLSADPWAGLAFLALAGAADTVSVVSRSTLVQLHTPDELLGRVSAAEQIVGQAGPDLGNLRGGLVADATSGTTALVSGGLLCIGAVALVGTTTPGLRWFSAPSPRGAAAG; encoded by the coding sequence ATGGGAGTGAAGCACGCCCTGCTCGATGTGACGCCGCTGCGGCGGTCGGCACCGTTCCGGCGGCTGTGGTTCGGCCAGGCGCTCTCCCGGCTCGGCGGGCAGATGACCCTGGTCGCCGTGATGTACCAGGTCTGGCAGACGACCCACAGCACCGTCTGGACCGGGGCCGTCGGCCTGGCCCAGGCCGTCCCCCTCATCGTGCTCGGCCTCTTCATCGGGTCGCTCGTCGACCGCGTGGACCGGCGGAAGTTCTACCTGATCATGACCGCCGGCCAGGCCGGGTGTGTGTCCCTGCTCGCCCTGCAAGGGCTCGTCGGGCAGTTTCCGACCGCGGCGGTGCTGTTACTGGTCGCGGTGCAGTCCTGCTTCACGGCCGGCAGCGCTCCGGCTTCCCGTACCTTCATTCCGCGTCTGCTGCCGGAGGAACAGCGCGCAGCCGGGGTGGCGTTGAACCGGATCTCCTTTCAGGGCGCCATGCTGGCGGGCCCGGCACTGGGCGGGCTGATCCTGGGCCTGCTGGGCGTCGGCGGCTGCTATCTGATCGACGCCCTCACCTTCGCCGCCGCGTTCTATGGGGCGTTCGGCCTGCCCCGGATGAGCCCCGGCGACGAGCCCGCCCGGCCCGGTCTGCGCGGCGTGGCGGACGGCCTCGCCTTCCTGGTCCGCGCTCCCGTCATCCGCGGCGCGCTCCTCACGGACCTGGCCACCACCGTGCTGTCGATGCCGGTCAGCCTGTTCCCCCAGGTCAACGCGGAACGCTTCGGCGACGACCCCCGCACCCTCGGACTCTTCCTGACCGCCGTGGCCGTCGGCGGGGTCGCCGCATCCCTCTTCGCCGGGAGCTTCACCCGCCTCTCCCGCCCCGGTCTCGTCATGCTCGCCGGCTCGGCCACCTGGGGCGCGGCCCTCGCCCTGTTCGGCCTGTCGGCCGACCCCTGGGCCGGCCTCGCCTTCCTGGCTCTGGCGGGTGCCGCCGACACCGTTTCCGTCGTCTCCCGCAGCACCCTCGTGCAACTGCACACCCCCGACGAACTGCTCGGCCGGGTCAGCGCCGCAGAACAGATCGTCGGGCAGGCCGGACCGGACCTCGGCAACCTGCGCGGCGGCCTCGTCGCGGACGCCACGTCAGGCACGACGGCCCTGGTCAGCGGCGGTCTGCTGTGCATCGGAGCGGTCGCCCTGGTCGGTACGACCACACCGGGCCTGCGCTGGTTCTCCGCGCCCTCGCCGCGCGGGGCGGCGGCCGGCTAG
- a CDS encoding GvpL/GvpF family gas vesicle protein, with protein MTDDGIYVYGIIRTDRPLPSHVGGVGDPPGVVEKIEEGRVAAVVSQAPPKLRARRRDLLAHQELLLALSERGPVLPMRFGMVAPDETVIRRQLADDEERHLAALESLAGRVEINVKAMPADDSLAALVKGDATIRGLREEVHRRPSYEANMRLGEAVATALSRRAAEAGQEIVRELKPWAHAVRPGPEVSGCQLNMSFLVDRSDSAEFAAEAERLAEDRRERVALRVAGPLPCYSFLEPQVLAGRAGG; from the coding sequence GTGACGGACGACGGTATCTACGTTTACGGCATCATCCGGACCGATCGCCCGCTGCCCTCGCATGTGGGCGGAGTCGGGGATCCGCCCGGCGTCGTGGAGAAGATCGAGGAGGGGCGGGTCGCCGCGGTCGTGAGCCAGGCGCCGCCGAAGCTGCGGGCCCGCCGTCGCGACCTGCTGGCGCATCAGGAGCTGCTGCTGGCCCTGTCCGAACGCGGGCCGGTCCTGCCGATGCGATTCGGCATGGTGGCGCCCGACGAGACGGTGATCCGCCGTCAGCTGGCCGACGACGAGGAACGCCATCTGGCGGCGCTGGAGAGCCTCGCGGGCCGGGTCGAGATCAACGTCAAGGCGATGCCGGCCGACGACTCGCTCGCCGCGCTCGTCAAAGGCGACGCCACCATCCGCGGGCTGCGCGAAGAGGTGCACCGGCGGCCGAGCTACGAGGCCAATATGCGGCTGGGAGAAGCGGTGGCGACCGCGCTGTCCCGCCGGGCCGCCGAAGCGGGCCAGGAAATCGTGCGCGAGCTGAAGCCCTGGGCTCATGCGGTCCGCCCCGGGCCGGAGGTATCCGGGTGCCAGCTCAATATGTCGTTCCTGGTGGACCGGAGTGACAGTGCCGAATTCGCCGCGGAGGCGGAGCGGCTCGCCGAGGACCGGCGCGAGCGCGTCGCCCTGCGGGTGGCGGGGCCGCTGCCCTGCTACAGCTTCCTGGAGCCGCAGGTGCTCGCGGGAAGAGCGGGCGGCTGA
- the gvpJ gene encoding gas vesicle protein GvpJ, giving the protein MSTYTGLSGEVIPCPPRAGTLYDVMELILDRGMVIDVFIRVSLVGIEILKIDARIVVASVDTYLRFAEACNRLDLERDSGSVTVPELFSGQAAKSIGKRKVKDAAKSVGETVRSAVGKGDDGDDDADEEAQPQRRRRSSARSGAASRRRRAEEE; this is encoded by the coding sequence ATGTCGACCTATACCGGCCTGTCCGGAGAGGTAATTCCCTGCCCGCCCAGGGCCGGCACGTTGTACGACGTGATGGAGCTCATCCTGGACCGCGGGATGGTCATCGATGTGTTCATACGGGTGTCCCTGGTCGGGATCGAGATTCTGAAGATTGATGCCCGCATCGTGGTCGCCAGCGTGGATACCTACCTGCGTTTCGCGGAGGCGTGCAATCGGCTGGATCTGGAGCGGGATTCGGGAAGTGTCACCGTTCCCGAACTCTTCAGCGGCCAGGCCGCCAAAAGCATCGGAAAGCGCAAGGTGAAAGACGCCGCCAAATCCGTGGGCGAAACCGTCCGTTCGGCGGTGGGCAAGGGCGATGACGGGGATGACGATGCGGACGAGGAAGCGCAGCCGCAGCGGCGGCGGCGCAGTTCCGCCCGGTCCGGAGCCGCTTCCCGGCGGCGGCGCGCAGAGGAGGAATGA
- a CDS encoding gas vesicle protein, translating to MAEQSRTRVRSSTAARKRKSTPENTPAEVAQRAAELLQSVISHRTEGVSAVRRTDDGWCVVVDVLELARIPDTTSLLATYEVRLDNEGELREYYRTHRYRRGAADQ from the coding sequence ATGGCAGAGCAATCCCGCACGCGGGTGCGGTCGTCCACGGCTGCCCGTAAACGGAAATCGACGCCGGAGAACACTCCGGCGGAGGTGGCGCAGCGCGCCGCCGAATTGCTGCAGAGCGTGATCAGCCACCGGACCGAAGGGGTTTCGGCGGTCCGGCGGACCGATGACGGCTGGTGTGTCGTGGTGGATGTGCTGGAGCTGGCGCGGATCCCGGACACCACGAGCCTTCTCGCGACGTACGAGGTAAGGCTCGACAACGAGGGCGAACTGCGCGAGTACTACCGGACCCACCGCTATCGACGAGGTGCGGCCGACCAGTGA
- a CDS encoding PP2C family protein-serine/threonine phosphatase produces the protein MNGLQPTLAKVPWILAALALLAGVLLNLFAPEPYMGLPLLAAAPLVAGATLTFRSALAVVCVTCVVSVALDIERGRPATPLLVDLAVVGLIGVLALGVNRLIVRQGRDLALARDVAEAVQRAVLPDPPKEAGPLAVAAGYTAAQAEARIGGDFYAVQETPFGVRMIIGDVRGKGIKAVAAVSVALGAFRQEAQYAATLNSLGQRLDEALARAAARSGPVISSEGFTTAVLAEVSADGEMLSLVNRGHPPPYLVHGGQLVRLDPTIPQLPLGVGLGDLAPAASVPVDGVRLPPGASLLLITDGVTEARDKRGAFYDPVCSGRLGRRFTDPEALVEAVTKDVGRWTEGDHEDDMAILAVTRRHPHHGA, from the coding sequence GTGAATGGCCTGCAACCCACGCTGGCGAAGGTGCCCTGGATACTCGCGGCGCTGGCCCTCCTGGCCGGCGTGCTGCTGAACCTTTTCGCGCCCGAGCCGTATATGGGGCTCCCGCTGCTGGCCGCGGCACCGCTCGTCGCCGGGGCCACGCTCACCTTCCGTTCCGCGCTCGCCGTCGTGTGTGTCACCTGTGTGGTCTCGGTGGCTCTGGACATCGAGCGGGGGCGTCCGGCGACGCCGCTGTTGGTGGATCTGGCGGTGGTCGGCCTGATCGGGGTGCTGGCGCTCGGGGTGAACCGGCTCATCGTGCGGCAGGGCCGGGATCTGGCGTTGGCCAGGGATGTCGCGGAGGCGGTCCAGCGGGCGGTGCTTCCGGACCCGCCGAAGGAGGCCGGGCCGCTGGCCGTGGCAGCCGGGTACACCGCGGCGCAGGCCGAGGCGCGGATCGGCGGTGATTTCTACGCGGTGCAGGAGACGCCGTTCGGGGTACGGATGATCATCGGCGATGTGCGGGGCAAAGGCATCAAGGCCGTCGCCGCGGTGTCGGTGGCGCTCGGTGCGTTCCGTCAGGAGGCCCAATACGCCGCCACCCTGAACTCGCTGGGGCAGCGGTTGGACGAGGCGCTGGCCAGGGCCGCGGCCCGGAGCGGGCCGGTGATCTCCAGTGAGGGCTTCACCACCGCCGTGCTGGCCGAGGTCTCCGCCGACGGCGAGATGCTGAGCCTGGTGAACCGTGGGCATCCGCCCCCGTATCTGGTGCACGGCGGACAGCTCGTACGGCTGGACCCGACCATCCCTCAGCTGCCCCTCGGGGTGGGACTGGGCGACCTCGCGCCGGCGGCCTCCGTACCGGTCGACGGGGTGCGACTGCCCCCGGGAGCCTCGCTGCTGCTGATCACGGACGGGGTCACCGAGGCGCGGGACAAGCGGGGCGCCTTCTACGACCCGGTGTGCTCGGGGCGCCTGGGCCGGCGGTTCACGGACCCCGAGGCGCTGGTGGAGGCCGTGACCAAGGATGTCGGCCGCTGGACCGAGGGCGACCACGAGGACGACATGGCCATCCTGGCCGTCACCCGGCGCCACCCTCACCACGGTGCCTGA